One part of the Natronorubrum sediminis genome encodes these proteins:
- the pyrF gene encoding orotidine-5'-phosphate decarboxylase, with translation MNFFDRLHDRIRTVDSVVSVGLDPDPSRIPDHLGEYDLPRWAFNRRIIDATHEHAAVYKPNAAFYEDPDGWAALEETIAYAHGKGVPVLLDAKRADIGNTTRQYAQILERVDAITVNPYMGRDSLQPFLADEEAGVFVLCRTSNPGGADLQDLELETGETLYERVAALADLWNEHDNVGLVVGATNEDELEDLREQVPDLPFLVPGVGAQGGDAEAAVEYGLANGVGLVNSSRGIIFAGEHDGERFASASGQAAKRLKSRLNQYRD, from the coding sequence ATGAACTTCTTCGATCGCTTGCACGACCGCATTCGGACGGTCGACAGCGTCGTCAGCGTCGGCCTCGATCCCGATCCATCGCGGATTCCCGACCACTTAGGGGAGTACGACCTGCCGCGGTGGGCGTTCAACCGACGGATTATCGACGCGACGCACGAACACGCCGCCGTCTACAAACCGAACGCTGCCTTCTACGAAGACCCCGACGGCTGGGCGGCCCTCGAGGAAACCATCGCGTACGCCCACGGGAAGGGTGTTCCCGTCCTCTTAGACGCTAAACGGGCCGATATCGGCAACACGACCCGCCAGTACGCCCAAATTCTCGAGCGCGTCGATGCGATTACAGTCAACCCCTACATGGGTCGAGACTCCCTTCAACCGTTTCTTGCCGACGAGGAAGCGGGTGTCTTCGTCCTCTGTCGCACGTCCAATCCCGGCGGGGCCGACCTCCAGGATCTCGAACTCGAGACCGGAGAGACGCTCTACGAGCGCGTCGCCGCACTAGCAGATCTCTGGAACGAACACGACAACGTCGGACTCGTCGTCGGCGCGACGAACGAAGACGAACTCGAGGACCTCCGCGAGCAAGTTCCGGACCTGCCGTTTCTCGTCCCCGGCGTGGGCGCACAGGGCGGAGACGCCGAAGCGGCGGTCGAGTACGGCCTTGCAAACGGTGTCGGGCTGGTCAACTCCTCGCGGGGGATCATCTTCGCCGGAGAGCACGACGGCGAGCGCTTCGCCAGTGCGAGTGGACAGGCCGCGAAGCGGTTGAAATCGCGATTGAATCAGTACCGGGACTGA
- a CDS encoding cation:proton antiporter: protein MTELITTLAIVFVTAGIFLLIANQLSLSPIPFYLLAGVVAGLAIEETQLLELAQWGIAFLVFTFGFRTDFSSIKSVLRDAETAAFTQLLVVGPIAIGVAYLLFGFSIENAVYFAIAATLSSTIVGARELEREIRSNLVHGRLASSVHFFDDLLAIGLILVLTADQYTSTQVTSQIGYGVILLLGALLVYRHGFPLVARLAGDSDELLMMASISILIAFLAGAEYAGVSIVVGAFAAGIAIRSDEVSSLGVQNGIASIRDFFVAIFFVTLGALVSISSLTVFPVALALVTLVLFVNPLVLMLSFVYEGYDARTAFLSSASLNQVSELSLVIAIQAYLFETISQTLFEAIILAAALTMILTSVARRYEEPVYHEIVERVVASRQTNKIDERSHVSEDIDDHVIIVGYGRQGRRLVETCERLEREYVVVDNDPAVWDDIRTECQNYVFGDVISTYPWTKAAVTDADLIVSTVDHRPVSEAVLEVETDADVIVRTETSAAAAEFLEQGATYVSVPNVMASDRLIETVETAISEGGDEVTLRDDHLETLDTLERYGFATRNERL from the coding sequence ATGACTGAACTGATCACGACGCTCGCGATCGTCTTCGTGACCGCAGGGATCTTCCTGCTGATCGCCAATCAGCTATCGCTCTCGCCGATCCCGTTCTACCTCCTCGCGGGGGTGGTCGCCGGCCTCGCGATCGAGGAGACGCAGTTGCTCGAACTCGCGCAGTGGGGGATCGCCTTCCTCGTGTTCACCTTCGGCTTCCGAACCGATTTCTCGAGCATCAAATCGGTCCTCAGAGACGCCGAAACGGCCGCGTTTACCCAACTGTTGGTCGTCGGTCCGATCGCAATCGGCGTCGCGTACCTTCTGTTTGGCTTTAGCATCGAGAACGCCGTCTACTTCGCCATCGCGGCGACGCTGAGTTCGACCATCGTCGGCGCGCGCGAACTCGAGCGCGAGATCCGGAGCAATCTCGTTCACGGTAGGCTCGCCTCGTCGGTGCACTTCTTCGACGACCTCCTCGCGATCGGACTGATTCTCGTCTTGACCGCGGATCAATACACCTCGACGCAAGTTACTTCCCAGATCGGCTACGGCGTGATCCTCCTCCTCGGCGCGTTGCTCGTCTACCGACACGGGTTCCCGCTCGTCGCTCGACTCGCCGGCGACTCGGACGAACTGTTGATGATGGCGAGTATTTCGATCCTCATCGCGTTCCTCGCGGGAGCCGAATACGCCGGCGTCTCGATCGTCGTGGGCGCGTTCGCCGCCGGAATCGCGATTCGAAGCGACGAAGTCTCGTCACTCGGCGTCCAAAACGGCATCGCGTCGATCCGAGATTTCTTCGTCGCCATTTTCTTCGTCACGCTCGGCGCGTTGGTCTCGATCTCGAGTCTCACCGTCTTCCCCGTCGCCCTCGCTCTCGTCACGCTCGTCCTCTTCGTCAATCCGCTCGTCCTCATGCTCTCGTTCGTCTACGAGGGCTACGACGCCAGAACCGCGTTCCTCTCGAGTGCGAGTCTCAATCAGGTCAGCGAACTGTCGCTCGTCATCGCGATTCAGGCGTACTTGTTCGAGACCATCTCGCAGACGTTGTTCGAGGCGATCATCCTGGCGGCAGCCCTCACGATGATTCTGACGTCAGTCGCCAGACGGTACGAAGAGCCGGTTTATCACGAGATCGTCGAACGAGTCGTCGCCAGCCGACAGACGAACAAAATTGACGAGCGGAGTCACGTTTCTGAAGACATCGACGATCACGTGATTATCGTCGGCTACGGCCGACAGGGCCGTCGCCTCGTCGAAACCTGTGAACGACTCGAGCGCGAGTACGTCGTCGTCGACAACGATCCCGCGGTCTGGGACGACATCCGGACGGAGTGTCAAAATTACGTCTTCGGTGACGTGATCTCGACGTATCCGTGGACGAAGGCAGCGGTAACGGACGCCGACCTCATCGTCTCGACAGTCGATCATCGTCCCGTCAGCGAGGCCGTCCTCGAGGTCGAAACCGACGCCGACGTCATCGTTCGCACCGAAACGTCTGCAGCCGCAGCGGAGTTCCTCGAGCAGGGAGCGACGTACGTCAGCGTGCCGAACGTGATGGCCTCGGATCGACTGATCGAGACCGTCGAAACGGCGATCAGCGAGGGCGGTGACGAGGTGACGTTACGAGACGATCACCTCGAGACGCTCGACACGCTCGAGCGATACGGATTCGCCACGAGAAACGAGCGGCTGTGA
- a CDS encoding methylglyoxal synthase: protein MTRVALIAHDEPKPDLVEFARSHEEQLSDYELVATGTTGKRLVAETDLEVERTESGPYGGDMMIGAAVADGRLDGIIFLRDPLRAQPHEPDISALLRICDVHNIPLATNLSSAEFLIEGLENAE from the coding sequence ATGACCCGCGTCGCGCTCATCGCCCACGACGAGCCAAAGCCGGACCTCGTCGAGTTCGCCCGAAGCCACGAGGAGCAGTTGTCCGACTACGAACTGGTCGCGACCGGGACGACCGGCAAACGACTGGTAGCGGAGACCGACCTCGAGGTCGAACGCACGGAATCGGGTCCCTACGGGGGCGACATGATGATCGGTGCAGCGGTCGCAGACGGGCGACTCGACGGAATCATTTTTCTTCGCGATCCGTTGCGCGCCCAGCCCCACGAGCCCGATATCTCGGCGTTGTTGCGAATCTGTGACGTTCACAACATCCCGCTGGCGACGAACCTTTCGTCGGCCGAGTTTCTGATCGAAGGACTCGAGAACGCGGAGTGA
- a CDS encoding GTPBP1 family GTP-binding protein, with product MSRDRALLERALDRGEQDGGNVEFKERLSRDVHLEGGRRESLAAQLRHRLLSGDGEATYAVGVTDDGGLAGIDPDTFSETMDVLSLLAEEADAHIDDVQTWGINGGSDANDSDGDRSSTASDRGLVGLATIQEGSVLETDDEHVVVGTAGHVDHGKSTLVGSLVTGNADDGNGATRSFLDVQPHEVERGLSADLSYAVYGFDDDGPVRVRNPNRKADRAAVVEEAERLVSFVDTVGHEPWLRTTIRGLVGQKLDYGLLVVAADDGPTRTTREHLGVLLATDLPTIVAITKTDAVDDERVEEVEREVERLLRDVDKSPLRVSRHGVDAAVDEISERVVPIVETSAITMDGLETLDELFDRLPKTSQDTGEFRMYVDRSYSVTGVGAVASGTVMAGEVEAGDELLLGPMPDGRFQEVEVRSIEMHYHRVDTARAGRIVGIALKGVKESAIERGMALLPREADPTPVREFDAEVMVLNHPTRIGDGYEPVVHLETIGEAAAFHPEDGRLLPGDTGETTVRFKFRPYLVEEGQKFVFREGRSKGVGTVTDVHPVH from the coding sequence ATGAGCCGTGACCGGGCTCTCCTCGAGCGAGCCCTGGACCGTGGTGAACAGGACGGTGGCAACGTCGAATTCAAGGAACGACTATCACGTGATGTCCACCTCGAGGGTGGACGCCGAGAGAGCCTGGCCGCACAACTGCGTCATCGACTCCTTTCTGGCGACGGCGAGGCGACGTACGCGGTCGGTGTCACCGACGACGGCGGGCTCGCCGGTATCGACCCCGACACGTTCTCCGAGACGATGGACGTGCTCTCGCTGCTGGCCGAGGAAGCCGACGCCCACATCGACGACGTACAAACGTGGGGAATCAACGGTGGTTCGGACGCGAACGACTCCGACGGGGACCGGTCGTCGACGGCGTCCGACCGCGGCCTCGTCGGTCTCGCGACGATTCAGGAGGGGAGCGTCCTCGAGACGGACGACGAGCACGTCGTCGTCGGGACGGCGGGCCACGTCGACCACGGCAAGAGTACGCTCGTCGGCTCGCTCGTGACCGGCAACGCCGACGACGGCAACGGTGCGACACGCTCGTTCCTCGACGTCCAGCCCCACGAGGTCGAACGAGGTCTCTCGGCCGACCTCTCTTATGCCGTCTACGGCTTCGACGACGATGGCCCGGTTCGAGTCCGTAATCCCAACCGGAAGGCAGACCGCGCGGCCGTCGTCGAAGAGGCTGAGCGACTCGTCTCGTTCGTCGACACCGTCGGCCACGAGCCGTGGCTCCGCACGACGATTCGCGGACTCGTCGGTCAGAAACTCGACTACGGGCTCCTCGTCGTCGCCGCAGACGACGGCCCAACGCGAACCACACGCGAACACCTGGGCGTCCTGCTCGCCACGGACCTCCCGACCATCGTCGCGATCACGAAAACGGACGCCGTCGACGACGAACGTGTCGAGGAGGTCGAACGCGAGGTCGAGCGACTCCTCCGGGACGTCGACAAATCGCCGCTTCGCGTCTCTCGCCACGGTGTCGACGCGGCCGTCGACGAAATCAGCGAACGCGTCGTCCCCATCGTCGAGACGAGCGCCATTACGATGGACGGCCTCGAGACGCTCGACGAACTGTTCGATCGCCTGCCGAAGACCTCACAGGATACGGGCGAGTTCCGAATGTACGTCGACCGAAGCTACTCCGTGACCGGCGTTGGAGCCGTCGCCTCCGGCACCGTCATGGCTGGCGAGGTTGAGGCCGGTGACGAACTCCTGCTCGGCCCGATGCCCGACGGCCGGTTTCAGGAGGTCGAAGTTCGCTCGATCGAGATGCACTACCATCGCGTCGATACGGCTCGAGCCGGTCGTATCGTCGGAATCGCTCTGAAAGGAGTCAAAGAGAGCGCCATCGAACGCGGGATGGCCCTTCTCCCGCGGGAAGCAGATCCAACCCCCGTGCGAGAGTTCGACGCGGAAGTGATGGTGCTCAACCACCCGACCCGGATCGGGGACGGCTACGAACCCGTCGTCCACCTCGAGACCATCGGCGAAGCCGCCGCGTTCCACCCCGAAGACGGACGGCTCCTCCCGGGCGATACTGGCGAAACCACCGTCCGGTTCAAGTTCCGCCCGTATCTCGTCGAGGAGGGTCAGAAATTCGTCTTCCGCGAGGGCCGAAGCAAAGGCGTCGGAACGGTGACCGACGTTCACCCGGTACACTGA
- a CDS encoding carbamoyltransferase family protein, giving the protein MSYHLAFKPAIDLYGQHDPSAALFDDGELVFAIEEERLTREKHAVDTFPEKAIRACLEYEGISLTDVEKIVLPYDPSLRSNILGHYLKNTRQLDSTLRKVSHLQNVARDQFMARFMPTRIVESRLEQIDTPVPPIECRSHHECHAVTAFHPSTFEEALVVTIDAKGEYESTVIWHATPDGLERVRTYEHPNSWGLFYAAVTNYLGYRMYNGEGKVMGLAPYGEDNPAIERRLREAIDTGVDYDVTALTGRWGTEHGVDTLEELLGRPPSEPTGEFDQFEKDLAHTAQKLLEESVAELVETYARRLGTSNVGLAGGVVLNCKLNKTVRELSAVDDVFVQPVAHDAGLALGGGWIDQRPADVEPMTTAYWGPEYESDEIRTLLETNKVAYSEPNDLERRVAELIADGALVGWFQGRAELGPRALGNRSILADPRTEASRDRVNRFVKHREEWRPFAPSMHESAAETYLEDATESPFMIDTFDVSQEKRADLEAIVHPADDTTRPQTVREEQNPRYYRLLEEFENVTGVPVLLNTSFNDNGEPIVNTPTEALKDFYGMGLDVLVLEDCLVTKPASSNISPASAGETVLADD; this is encoded by the coding sequence ATGAGCTACCACCTCGCGTTCAAACCAGCGATCGACCTCTACGGACAGCACGACCCGAGTGCGGCGTTGTTCGACGACGGCGAACTCGTCTTCGCCATCGAAGAAGAGCGCCTCACTCGAGAGAAGCACGCGGTCGACACCTTTCCGGAGAAGGCGATTCGCGCCTGCCTCGAGTACGAGGGAATCTCCCTCACGGACGTCGAGAAGATCGTCTTGCCGTACGATCCATCGCTTCGGTCGAACATCCTCGGCCACTATCTGAAGAACACCAGGCAACTCGACAGCACGCTCCGGAAGGTATCACACCTCCAGAACGTCGCCAGAGACCAGTTCATGGCGCGGTTCATGCCGACGCGGATCGTCGAATCCCGACTCGAGCAGATCGACACCCCCGTGCCGCCCATCGAGTGTCGCTCTCATCACGAGTGTCACGCCGTGACCGCGTTCCACCCATCGACGTTCGAGGAGGCGCTGGTCGTCACCATCGACGCAAAAGGCGAGTACGAGTCGACCGTCATCTGGCACGCGACTCCCGACGGACTCGAACGCGTCCGGACGTACGAACACCCCAATAGCTGGGGACTGTTCTACGCCGCCGTCACGAACTACCTCGGCTATCGGATGTACAACGGCGAGGGGAAAGTGATGGGCCTCGCCCCCTACGGCGAGGACAATCCAGCGATCGAACGACGGCTTCGAGAGGCGATCGACACCGGAGTCGACTACGACGTCACGGCTCTCACCGGTCGGTGGGGGACCGAACACGGCGTCGACACGCTCGAGGAACTCCTCGGTCGGCCACCCTCCGAACCGACGGGCGAGTTCGACCAATTCGAGAAGGACCTCGCACACACCGCCCAGAAACTCCTCGAGGAGTCCGTCGCGGAGTTAGTCGAGACGTACGCCCGACGCCTCGGCACGTCGAACGTGGGGCTGGCGGGTGGCGTCGTCCTCAACTGCAAGTTGAACAAGACGGTCAGAGAACTCTCCGCGGTCGACGACGTGTTCGTCCAGCCGGTTGCACACGACGCGGGACTGGCCCTCGGCGGCGGCTGGATCGACCAGCGGCCGGCCGACGTCGAGCCGATGACGACCGCCTACTGGGGCCCGGAGTACGAGAGCGACGAGATCCGCACACTCCTCGAGACGAACAAAGTCGCGTACTCCGAACCGAACGATCTGGAGCGACGGGTTGCGGAACTGATCGCCGACGGCGCACTCGTGGGCTGGTTTCAGGGACGGGCGGAGTTGGGCCCGCGCGCACTCGGCAATCGGAGCATTCTCGCAGACCCCAGAACGGAGGCCTCGCGCGATCGAGTGAACCGATTCGTGAAACACCGAGAGGAGTGGCGGCCGTTTGCCCCCTCGATGCACGAGTCGGCAGCCGAAACCTACCTCGAGGACGCGACGGAGAGTCCGTTCATGATCGACACGTTCGACGTGAGCCAGGAGAAACGAGCCGACCTCGAGGCGATCGTCCACCCCGCTGACGACACGACCCGGCCACAGACCGTCCGCGAGGAGCAAAATCCGCGCTACTATCGGCTGCTCGAGGAGTTCGAGAACGTGACGGGAGTGCCCGTCCTCCTCAACACGTCGTTCAACGACAACGGCGAACCCATCGTCAACACGCCCACCGAGGCGCTCAAGGACTTCTACGGCATGGGACTGGACGTGCTCGTCCTCGAGGACTGTCTCGTGACGAAACCGGCCTCGAGCAACATCTCGCCAGCGAGCGCTGGGGAAACGGTGCTCGCGGACGACTAG
- a CDS encoding alkaline phosphatase family protein: MTRNAAADQTDGESGRNRMDALLIGIDAGCLSVFDRLADENVIPNLESLLETGVSGELESQIPPWTPSAWPSMFTGVNPGKHGVYGFTGFDGYDFHVVKGDDVRAHRLWTLLDHHDRSSVVVNVPVTHPPDDIDGAIIPGFIGPEDPPCHPTGILDDVREEIGEYRVYPEYSRGDDSLSPAEKMDEYCSLVSMRGQAFQYLSDRFEPDFGFLQFQKTDTVFHEFEGEWEKVKQVYAETDKQIGEVLESCNPRQVFIASDHGIGRYEKPEFRVNTFLENAGYVETTLGGKGMPTWNVMRDDLREGEQADEWEPGTVERLAAGLASLGMTTHRIGRVLERLGLAEFAKEHAPDGVVRTGNEQVDFPNSKAYVRARTELGVRMNVEGRDPEGVVPQEEYDDVRAALIRELESAEAPDGEPVFQEVAPREAYFEGPYTDRAVDIVTVPNDFQHFLSAEPAEGYFDETTEPWNHKLEGVFAASGEGIDASVPVEDAHLFDVAPTILSALGVPYSDRMDGRVLPIVEESEPMSYPAYHGEAADAVDSGVESRLEDLGYVQ; encoded by the coding sequence ATGACACGGAATGCAGCGGCCGACCAGACGGACGGGGAGTCGGGTCGAAACCGGATGGACGCCTTACTCATCGGAATCGACGCCGGTTGCCTCTCGGTATTCGACCGGCTGGCGGACGAAAACGTGATCCCGAACCTCGAGTCGCTTCTCGAGACGGGCGTGAGTGGCGAACTCGAGTCACAGATTCCGCCGTGGACGCCGAGCGCCTGGCCTTCCATGTTCACCGGCGTCAATCCCGGGAAGCACGGCGTCTACGGATTCACTGGCTTCGACGGCTACGACTTCCACGTCGTGAAAGGTGACGACGTTCGCGCACATCGACTCTGGACGCTGCTCGACCACCACGATCGCTCGAGTGTCGTCGTCAACGTACCGGTAACGCATCCGCCGGACGATATCGACGGCGCGATTATCCCCGGGTTTATCGGCCCGGAAGATCCGCCGTGTCACCCGACGGGAATCCTCGACGACGTTCGCGAGGAGATCGGCGAGTATCGCGTCTATCCCGAATACTCGAGGGGCGACGACTCGCTGTCGCCTGCTGAAAAGATGGACGAGTACTGCTCGCTCGTTTCGATGCGGGGGCAAGCGTTCCAGTATCTCAGCGATCGCTTCGAGCCGGACTTCGGCTTTTTGCAGTTCCAGAAGACCGACACCGTCTTCCACGAGTTCGAAGGCGAGTGGGAGAAGGTCAAACAGGTCTACGCCGAGACGGACAAACAGATCGGCGAGGTCCTCGAGTCCTGTAACCCACGACAGGTGTTCATCGCGAGCGATCACGGCATTGGCCGCTACGAGAAACCGGAGTTTCGCGTCAACACCTTCCTCGAGAACGCCGGCTACGTCGAGACCACCCTCGGCGGGAAGGGGATGCCGACGTGGAACGTCATGCGAGACGACCTTCGCGAGGGCGAACAAGCCGACGAGTGGGAACCGGGCACCGTCGAACGCCTCGCCGCAGGGTTAGCGAGCCTCGGCATGACGACCCACCGAATCGGCCGGGTCCTCGAGCGACTCGGGCTCGCCGAATTCGCGAAGGAGCACGCGCCGGATGGCGTCGTCCGAACTGGAAACGAACAGGTCGACTTCCCGAACTCGAAGGCCTACGTCCGTGCGCGAACCGAACTAGGCGTGCGGATGAACGTCGAGGGTCGCGATCCCGAGGGAGTAGTCCCACAAGAGGAGTACGACGACGTCCGCGCGGCACTCATCCGCGAACTCGAGTCGGCGGAGGCACCCGACGGCGAGCCGGTTTTCCAGGAAGTCGCACCGCGAGAGGCGTACTTCGAGGGGCCCTACACCGACCGCGCGGTCGATATCGTGACGGTTCCGAACGACTTCCAGCACTTCCTCTCCGCGGAACCCGCTGAGGGATACTTCGACGAGACGACGGAACCCTGGAACCACAAACTCGAGGGTGTCTTCGCCGCGAGCGGGGAGGGAATCGACGCCTCGGTGCCGGTCGAGGACGCACACCTCTTCGACGTCGCGCCGACGATTCTCTCCGCCCTCGGCGTTCCCTACAGTGATCGGATGGACGGACGCGTGCTCCCGATCGTCGAGGAATCCGAACCGATGTCCTATCCCGCGTACCACGGGGAGGCGGCAGACGCCGTCGATTCGGGAGTCGAAAGCCGACTCGAGGACCTCGGGTATGTTCAGTAA
- a CDS encoding cation:proton antiporter: MSEIALAADFAIIIVAATAVGLLARQTGQPTIIAYILTGLILGPVMFDIVSEGELVESMAELGLGFLLFLLGMKMRFDDIREILRPIVNIAVWQTILQTALALAVAWALGFDPTEIVIIALATVFGATPIIVKILTDKNEITSLPGKIDVGVLIVQDIYLVVVLALLGADELSSASEIATTLGVIAVMMTFIGLFSIASSRYLLPGLFRRIADNKDVFLVVAIAWAFFFIAISEYFDLSLEVGAFLAGISVAQLPYSKELEDRITPITDFFILIFFVSIGLQLAADDLLAYWLEAIVASVVLMVGNFWIMFYLIDREDFSVETSFLGAINMVQVSEFSLVVGALAVQQGYIGTDVLGYLSLMALLTMSVSTYIINYNHTIYGHAQPWFSRFESEGKGDVDLEEYDDHAIAIGYDEITERVLPILEDEYGEVVIIDRQTDHIEALEDEGRYEYIYGDFRHGEIRKAANLKNASFVLSSTVQPDVNRALLEEVDEDAITFVEAERIDDARDLYDRGADYVIMSTQLTAEKLGEYLERYVTDREAFYESIERDIEQIRERGDDRGRRPEERPTGARGDDDD, translated from the coding sequence ATGAGCGAAATTGCTCTCGCTGCCGACTTTGCTATCATCATCGTCGCTGCGACAGCGGTCGGCTTGCTCGCCCGCCAGACGGGCCAGCCGACGATCATCGCCTACATTCTGACGGGGCTGATTCTCGGCCCGGTGATGTTCGACATCGTCTCCGAGGGCGAACTCGTCGAGAGCATGGCCGAACTCGGCCTCGGATTTTTGCTGTTCTTACTCGGGATGAAGATGCGCTTCGACGATATCCGAGAGATCCTCCGCCCGATCGTCAACATCGCCGTCTGGCAGACGATCCTTCAGACGGCGCTCGCGCTCGCCGTCGCGTGGGCGCTCGGCTTCGACCCAACCGAGATCGTCATCATCGCGCTCGCGACCGTCTTCGGGGCGACGCCGATCATCGTCAAAATTCTCACCGACAAGAACGAAATTACCTCTCTGCCCGGCAAGATCGACGTCGGCGTCCTCATCGTCCAGGACATCTACCTCGTCGTCGTCCTCGCGTTGCTCGGCGCTGACGAACTCAGTAGTGCGAGTGAAATCGCGACGACACTCGGCGTCATCGCCGTCATGATGACCTTCATCGGTCTCTTCTCCATCGCCTCCTCGCGGTACTTACTCCCCGGTCTCTTCAGGCGGATTGCGGACAATAAGGACGTTTTCCTCGTTGTCGCCATCGCCTGGGCGTTCTTCTTCATCGCCATCTCGGAGTACTTCGACCTCTCGCTCGAGGTCGGTGCCTTCCTCGCGGGCATCAGCGTCGCCCAGTTGCCCTACAGCAAGGAACTCGAGGATCGAATCACGCCGATTACGGACTTCTTCATCTTGATTTTCTTCGTCAGTATCGGCTTGCAACTGGCCGCCGACGACTTACTCGCCTACTGGCTCGAGGCGATCGTCGCGTCGGTCGTGTTGATGGTCGGCAACTTCTGGATCATGTTCTACCTGATCGACCGGGAGGACTTCAGCGTCGAAACGTCGTTCCTCGGGGCGATCAACATGGTGCAGGTCAGCGAGTTCTCGCTGGTGGTCGGCGCGCTCGCGGTCCAACAGGGATACATCGGCACTGACGTGCTCGGCTATCTCAGCCTGATGGCACTACTGACGATGAGCGTCTCGACGTACATCATCAACTACAATCACACCATCTACGGCCACGCCCAACCGTGGTTCAGCCGCTTCGAGTCCGAAGGCAAAGGCGACGTCGACCTCGAGGAGTACGACGACCACGCAATCGCGATCGGGTACGACGAGATCACGGAACGCGTCTTGCCCATCCTCGAGGACGAGTACGGCGAGGTGGTCATCATCGACCGACAGACGGACCACATCGAAGCGCTCGAAGACGAGGGTCGCTACGAGTACATCTACGGCGACTTCCGCCACGGCGAGATCCGCAAGGCGGCGAACCTGAAGAACGCGTCGTTCGTCCTGAGTTCGACCGTCCAACCGGACGTCAACCGCGCGCTGCTCGAGGAAGTCGACGAGGATGCGATCACCTTCGTCGAGGCCGAGCGAATCGACGACGCCCGCGACCTCTACGACCGCGGTGCGGATTACGTCATCATGAGTACACAACTGACTGCCGAGAAACTCGGCGAGTACCTCGAGCGCTACGTCACCGACCGCGAGGCGTTCTACGAATCGATCGAACGGGATATCGAGCAGATCCGCGAACGCGGGGACGACCGAGGACGCAGACCCGAGGAGCGACCGACCGGAGCCAGAGGTGACGACGATGACTGA
- a CDS encoding VOC family protein, which yields MTSLSAHHVGVTVRDLEEILPFYRDVLGLSVADRFHVGGEAFSDAVGVGDAHGEFVHLEADGIRLELVEYDPAARATPAGGLNQPGVVHVGLDVPDLEVFANELPDDVETLSEPRTTESGTSILFLRDPEGNLIEILES from the coding sequence ATGACGTCACTCAGCGCCCACCACGTCGGAGTTACCGTTCGCGATCTCGAGGAGATACTACCGTTTTATCGAGACGTCCTCGGTCTCTCCGTCGCCGACCGATTTCACGTCGGCGGAGAGGCGTTTTCCGACGCCGTCGGCGTTGGGGACGCACACGGCGAGTTCGTCCACCTCGAGGCCGACGGGATCCGTCTCGAACTCGTCGAGTACGATCCTGCCGCACGAGCGACACCCGCAGGCGGACTCAACCAGCCCGGTGTGGTCCACGTCGGGCTCGACGTTCCAGACCTCGAAGTGTTCGCGAACGAGCTCCCCGACGACGTTGAGACGCTCAGCGAGCCACGGACGACGGAGAGTGGCACGTCGATTCTCTTCCTTCGGGACCCCGAGGGTAACCTGATCGAAATTCTCGAATCCTGA